A section of the Verrucomicrobiota bacterium genome encodes:
- the rplT gene encoding 50S ribosomal protein L20 has protein sequence MRVTNATASRKRRIRTIKAAKGFRMRRSKLYRYAADALDHGRQYAYRDRRRKKREFRYLWQIRINAATRAAGLTYSRFIEGLKAAKVALDRKVLADLAATDAAAFGELIKVAQDALKAKGVKA, from the coding sequence ATGCGAGTCACCAACGCCACCGCCTCCCGCAAACGCCGCATCCGCACGATTAAAGCCGCCAAAGGCTTTCGGATGCGCCGCTCGAAACTTTACCGCTACGCCGCCGATGCGCTCGACCACGGACGCCAATATGCCTATCGCGACCGTCGCCGCAAGAAACGGGAATTCCGTTATCTGTGGCAGATTCGCATCAACGCCGCCACTCGCGCCGCCGGTCTGACCTACAGTCGGTTCATAGAAGGACTGAAAGCCGCAAAGGTCGCGCTCGACCGCAAAGTTCTCGCTGACCTCGCGGCGACGGATGCCGCTGCGTTCGGCGAACTCATAAAGGTTGCCCAGGACGCGCTCAAGGCCAAAGGCGTGAAGGCATAG
- the mutY gene encoding A/G-specific adenine glycosylase, with product MSARHKHPGFTTVRKCKAIVPLLLSWFATNARDLPWRRTRDPYSIWISEIMLQQTQVKTVIPYWQRWMRELPTLQSLARARPEKILKLWEGLGYYTRALNLHKAARQIMAMHAGKFPEKFDDILALPGVGRYTAGAICSIAFNQPTPILDGNVIRVLTRVFGIGENPRDKLTNTKLWQLAETLVQTAADISRPASRIPHPASLASHFNQSLMELGALVCTPRSPRCCDCPARKHCIAWRENRIAQLPNLARRAATTGRRFIAFVVKCNENFLVRQRPSGVVNAQLWEFPNLELNGESDLKVVAKSALGFAPKNLRPLCVIKHSITRYRITLEAYQSQLKLAPTKTRQPDQWLAPTELKQLAFASAHKKILAQLSP from the coding sequence ATGAGCGCCAGGCACAAACATCCCGGTTTCACCACTGTCCGCAAATGCAAAGCAATCGTTCCCTTGTTGCTCTCCTGGTTCGCAACAAACGCGCGCGACCTCCCCTGGCGACGCACTCGGGATCCCTATTCCATCTGGATTTCCGAGATCATGCTCCAGCAAACTCAAGTGAAGACCGTCATTCCATATTGGCAACGCTGGATGCGCGAACTGCCAACGCTACAATCCTTGGCCCGCGCGCGACCGGAAAAGATTCTGAAACTTTGGGAGGGACTGGGGTACTACACGCGCGCCCTTAATCTCCATAAAGCTGCCCGACAAATCATGGCAATGCACGCCGGCAAGTTTCCCGAAAAGTTCGACGACATCCTCGCGCTGCCGGGCGTTGGCCGCTACACCGCCGGCGCCATTTGCAGCATCGCTTTCAATCAACCCACTCCCATCCTCGACGGTAATGTCATCCGGGTGTTGACCCGCGTCTTTGGCATCGGGGAAAATCCGCGCGATAAATTGACGAACACCAAACTCTGGCAGTTGGCCGAAACACTCGTGCAGACCGCTGCCGATATTTCTCGTCCCGCATCCCGCATCCCGCATCCCGCATCACTCGCCTCCCACTTCAACCAATCGTTGATGGAACTCGGCGCGCTCGTTTGCACACCACGTTCACCGCGGTGCTGTGACTGCCCGGCAAGGAAACACTGCATCGCTTGGCGCGAAAATCGCATCGCCCAACTGCCCAATCTCGCCAGGCGCGCGGCCACCACCGGGCGGCGATTCATCGCCTTTGTCGTCAAATGCAATGAAAACTTCCTCGTCCGTCAAAGACCCTCCGGCGTCGTCAATGCCCAGCTTTGGGAATTTCCGAACCTGGAATTGAACGGCGAATCGGATTTGAAAGTCGTAGCGAAGTCTGCGCTTGGCTTCGCCCCCAAGAACCTGCGCCCGCTCTGCGTCATTAAACACTCCATCACGCGCTATCGCATCACACTCGAAGCATACCAGTCCCAACTAAAGTTGGCTCCGACGAAAACCCGTCAACCCGATCAATGGCTCGCGCCAACGGAACTGAAGCAACTCGCCTTCGCCAGTGCCCATAAAAAAATCCTGGCTCAATTGTCACCCTGA
- the pheS gene encoding phenylalanine--tRNA ligase subunit alpha, giving the protein MAGLIDQIEPLKQAALAELKFAPDLAALEQARVNYVGTHGKFTALMKQLGSLSKEERPAAGKLINQAKTELETALAERRDELELKAALPKEPTDFTLPGRRRTLGKLHPLTQVTEDIVRIFRKIGFVVADGPEIEDEYHCFDALNTPADHPARDAQDTFYLAPVAGSQPSTKNSQLLLRTHTTSVQIRTLETQQPPVRIVVPGRVYRRDNADATHNPTFQQIDGVYVDKNVTVGDLKGTVEFVFKELLGSDVKIRFRPHYFSYTEPSFEIDFSSPLVKKMGKDWLEIAGCGMIHPQVFENVGYDPEVWTGWAFGFGIERIAMIRYGINDIRLFYENDLRFLRQF; this is encoded by the coding sequence ATGGCTGGACTGATCGACCAAATTGAACCGCTCAAACAAGCCGCGCTGGCGGAATTGAAGTTCGCGCCCGACCTCGCCGCGCTGGAACAGGCGCGCGTCAACTACGTCGGCACGCACGGCAAATTCACGGCATTGATGAAACAACTCGGGTCGTTGTCGAAGGAGGAACGGCCTGCCGCCGGCAAACTCATCAATCAGGCGAAGACCGAACTGGAAACCGCGCTCGCTGAACGGCGTGACGAATTGGAACTCAAAGCGGCGCTGCCCAAAGAGCCAACCGATTTCACTTTGCCCGGACGCCGCCGCACGCTCGGCAAATTGCATCCGCTCACCCAGGTGACCGAAGACATCGTGCGAATTTTCCGCAAGATTGGTTTCGTGGTCGCCGATGGTCCGGAGATCGAAGACGAGTATCATTGCTTCGACGCGCTCAACACACCCGCCGACCATCCGGCGCGCGACGCGCAGGATACGTTTTACCTCGCGCCCGTTGCTGGCTCTCAACCCTCAACTAAAAACTCTCAACTGTTGCTGCGCACGCACACGACCTCAGTTCAAATCCGCACGCTTGAAACGCAACAGCCGCCGGTGCGCATCGTCGTGCCGGGCCGGGTTTATCGTCGCGACAACGCCGATGCCACGCACAACCCCACCTTCCAGCAAATCGACGGCGTGTATGTGGATAAGAACGTCACCGTCGGCGATCTCAAGGGGACGGTGGAATTTGTGTTCAAGGAATTGCTCGGCAGCGACGTGAAGATTCGTTTTCGCCCGCACTACTTCAGCTACACCGAGCCGAGTTTTGAAATCGATTTCTCGAGTCCGCTCGTCAAGAAGATGGGCAAGGATTGGCTGGAGATCGCCGGTTGCGGGATGATTCATCCCCAGGTGTTTGAAAATGTTGGCTATGATCCGGAAGTCTGGACGGGTTGGGCCTTCGGTTTCGGCATCGAACGCATCGCGATGATTCGCTATGGCATCAACGACATCCGGCTGTTTTACGAAAATGACCTTCGGTTTTTGAGGCAATTTTGA
- the secE gene encoding preprotein translocase subunit SecE — protein MVKIFIWVAVAGVVFAVLWRKGQLERFANYMRSTREELKRCTWPTLAELQGSTVVIFVSIVLLGGFTVGVDFVINLLLQLIT, from the coding sequence CTGGTCAAAATATTTATCTGGGTTGCGGTCGCCGGTGTGGTCTTTGCCGTCTTGTGGCGCAAGGGCCAACTCGAGCGGTTCGCCAATTACATGCGCAGCACGCGCGAAGAATTGAAGCGCTGCACCTGGCCTACGCTGGCCGAGTTGCAAGGTTCGACGGTCGTGATTTTCGTGTCAATCGTGCTGCTGGGCGGGTTCACCGTGGGCGTGGATTTTGTGATCAACCTGCTGTTGCAGTTGATCACCTGA
- a CDS encoding ribonuclease HIII, giving the protein MKPLTSFTCKLDEKQAAALQAYLQEHNYKFRDVPYARFAGEREKLNVVYYESGKLVVQGKGTQEFVEFVLEPEILKQARLGYEAVLNPDLLLPRLGVDESGKGDFFGPLCVAGVYVNAAVVKAWQDAGIRDSKNISSDRRIAELAKVIRETPGCVTSVVPIGNEAYNRLYGKMKSVNTLLAWGHARVIENLMGQKHRMNPPPVRAISDQFASNKEVVAKALMSLGREIELVQRHKAEEDVAVAAASILARDEFVSRLTALGKQFEMSFPKGASATVDAVAKDFVARHGAENLKKVAKTHFRTALRAQNLPEPPKAEWRR; this is encoded by the coding sequence GTGAAACCATTAACCTCTTTCACCTGCAAGCTGGACGAAAAACAGGCAGCGGCTTTGCAGGCATATCTTCAGGAACATAACTACAAATTTCGTGACGTGCCCTATGCGCGGTTTGCCGGTGAAAGGGAGAAACTCAACGTGGTGTATTACGAAAGCGGCAAACTGGTTGTGCAAGGAAAGGGAACGCAGGAGTTCGTCGAGTTCGTTTTGGAGCCGGAGATATTGAAGCAGGCGCGTTTGGGTTACGAAGCGGTTCTGAATCCCGACCTGCTGCTGCCGCGGCTCGGTGTGGACGAAAGTGGAAAGGGAGATTTCTTTGGGCCTTTGTGCGTGGCGGGTGTTTATGTAAACGCAGCCGTGGTCAAAGCCTGGCAGGACGCCGGCATCCGGGATTCAAAAAATATTTCAAGCGACAGGAGAATTGCGGAGCTGGCGAAGGTGATTCGCGAGACGCCCGGTTGTGTGACATCGGTTGTTCCGATCGGCAACGAAGCTTACAACCGGCTTTACGGGAAAATGAAGAGCGTGAATACTTTGCTGGCGTGGGGACATGCCCGGGTCATTGAGAATTTGATGGGACAGAAGCATCGGATGAATCCGCCGCCTGTTCGCGCGATCAGCGATCAGTTTGCTTCGAACAAAGAAGTCGTTGCTAAAGCGTTAATGAGTTTGGGGCGAGAAATAGAATTGGTGCAGCGGCACAAGGCGGAAGAGGATGTGGCGGTGGCGGCAGCTTCGATCCTGGCGCGGGATGAATTCGTGAGTCGCTTGACGGCGTTGGGGAAACAATTCGAGATGAGTTTCCCGAAGGGGGCATCAGCGACGGTTGATGCCGTCGCCAAAGATTTTGTCGCTCGGCACGGGGCGGAAAATCTCAAGAAAGTGGCCAAAACGCATTTTCGCACAGCATTGCGGGCGCAAAATTTGCCTGAGCCGCCGAAAGCCGAATGGCGGCGTTGA
- the nusG gene encoding transcription termination/antitermination factor NusG produces the protein MQSQWFVIHTLSGQEQKVKESIERRIKAEEMGEYIREVLVPIEKVVEVRNGKKTVTTRKLHPGYVYIDMVLLDENRRVLPKPYYFVKETQGAIGFVGGDKPDTASTEEIELIKGQISASEEFEKPKVNFEVGETIKINNGPFLNFSGVIEEIEPDRGKLKVTVNIFGRNTPVELEYWQVEKA, from the coding sequence ATGCAAAGTCAGTGGTTCGTCATCCACACCTTGTCTGGCCAGGAGCAGAAGGTGAAAGAAAGCATCGAGCGGCGCATCAAAGCCGAGGAGATGGGTGAATACATTCGCGAGGTTCTGGTACCGATCGAGAAGGTCGTTGAAGTGCGCAATGGCAAGAAGACAGTAACGACACGCAAGCTTCATCCCGGCTACGTCTATATCGACATGGTGCTGTTGGACGAAAACCGGCGCGTATTACCCAAGCCCTATTATTTCGTGAAAGAAACGCAGGGCGCGATTGGGTTTGTGGGCGGCGACAAACCGGACACGGCCTCAACCGAGGAAATCGAGCTGATCAAGGGTCAGATTTCCGCCTCGGAAGAGTTCGAGAAGCCCAAAGTCAATTTTGAAGTCGGTGAAACGATCAAGATCAACAACGGTCCGTTCCTGAACTTCAGTGGTGTGATTGAAGAAATTGAACCGGACCGCGGCAAATTGAAGGTCACGGTGAACATTTTCGGCCGCAACACGCCGGTGGAACTGGAATACTGGCAGGTCGAAAAGGCTTAA
- a CDS encoding superoxide dismutase — protein sequence MMTRRQAIQKTALATAAVAVGSSLTSAQAQTAAGPFTLPPLPYAFDALEPHIDAQTMQIHHDKHHAAYVMNLNKAVADHPDLAKKTVEEVLKDLSSVPQNIRTAVRNHGGGHYNHSLFWQMMKKGGGGEPKAALAKAIDKSFGSFAGFKDKLTDTATKVFGSGWAWLVLDGKAVKIESSPNQDSPLSQGHHMLLGIDVWEHAYYLKYQNKRADYIAAWFNVINWDFVSERFEKLA from the coding sequence ATGATGACACGACGCCAAGCCATTCAAAAGACCGCACTCGCCACTGCCGCAGTCGCGGTTGGTTCGTCGCTGACCAGCGCACAAGCACAAACCGCCGCCGGCCCGTTCACGCTGCCGCCGCTACCTTATGCGTTCGACGCGCTCGAGCCACACATCGACGCGCAAACGATGCAGATCCACCACGACAAACATCACGCTGCGTACGTCATGAACCTCAACAAAGCCGTCGCCGATCATCCAGACCTGGCGAAAAAAACCGTGGAGGAAGTCCTCAAAGATTTATCTTCCGTTCCCCAAAACATCCGCACTGCCGTCCGCAATCACGGCGGCGGGCATTACAACCACTCGTTGTTCTGGCAGATGATGAAGAAAGGCGGGGGCGGTGAACCGAAGGCTGCGTTGGCCAAAGCCATCGACAAGAGCTTCGGCAGCTTCGCCGGGTTCAAAGACAAACTCACCGACACGGCGACGAAGGTTTTTGGCAGCGGTTGGGCATGGCTCGTATTGGATGGCAAGGCCGTAAAGATTGAGTCGTCGCCAAACCAGGACTCACCATTAAGCCAGGGCCATCACATGCTGCTCGGCATCGACGTTTGGGAACACGCCTACTATCTCAAGTACCAAAACAAGCGCGCCGACTACATCGCCGCCTGGTTCAACGTCATCAACTGGGATTTCGTTTCCGAGCGCTTTGAAAAACTAGCTTGA
- a CDS encoding TIM barrel protein: protein MRNKLSRRSALRKMAGSAVAMSAAASLTSRLRAADAAVGKMKGRINHSVCKWCYSKVSLEDLCVAGKDIGLQSVELLEVKDFATLKKHGLICAMVSGVPGGISDGFNRLENHDKLVEYFERTTSVVADHGFVNIICFSGNRRGLDDQKGLENCAIGLKRVMPIAEKHKVTVCMELLNSKVDHKDYQCDHTVWGVELVKRVGSEHFKLLYDIYHMQIMEGDVIRTIRQNQQYIAHYHTGGVPGRGEIDETQELNYPAIMKAIVETGFKGHVAQEFVPKRPDVLASLKQGVNICDV from the coding sequence ATGCGTAACAAACTTTCCCGTCGCTCCGCGCTCCGCAAAATGGCCGGTAGCGCCGTCGCGATGAGCGCCGCAGCCAGCCTCACCTCACGACTCCGCGCCGCAGATGCCGCCGTTGGCAAAATGAAAGGCCGCATCAACCACTCCGTCTGCAAGTGGTGTTATTCCAAGGTCAGCCTCGAAGACCTCTGCGTAGCCGGCAAGGACATCGGCCTCCAATCTGTCGAACTGCTCGAGGTTAAGGATTTTGCCACGCTCAAGAAACACGGCCTCATCTGCGCCATGGTCAGCGGTGTGCCAGGCGGAATCTCCGACGGCTTCAACCGATTGGAGAATCACGACAAACTGGTGGAATATTTCGAGCGAACCACATCGGTGGTCGCCGATCACGGTTTTGTGAACATCATTTGTTTTTCCGGCAACCGCCGCGGACTCGACGACCAGAAGGGTTTGGAGAATTGCGCCATCGGTCTCAAGCGCGTCATGCCGATTGCCGAGAAGCACAAAGTCACCGTCTGCATGGAGCTGCTCAACAGCAAGGTCGATCACAAGGACTATCAATGCGACCACACGGTGTGGGGCGTGGAACTGGTCAAGCGCGTCGGATCGGAACATTTCAAACTGCTCTACGACATCTACCACATGCAAATCATGGAGGGCGATGTCATCCGCACCATTCGGCAGAACCAGCAATACATCGCGCACTATCACACCGGCGGCGTGCCCGGTCGCGGCGAGATCGACGAAACCCAGGAACTGAATTATCCGGCGATCATGAAGGCGATTGTCGAAACCGGTTTCAAAGGCCACGTCGCGCAGGAATTTGTTCCGAAACGACCCGATGTCCTCGCCTCACTCAAACAAGGCGTGAACATTTGCGATGTGTGA
- the tuf gene encoding elongation factor Tu, whose amino-acid sequence MAKEAFQRTKPHVNVGTIGHVDHGKSTLTAAIVEVQARKNLATKISYAEITKGGTVRDETKTVTIAASHVEYQTATRHYAHVDCPGHADYVKNMITGAAQMDGAILVVSAADGPMPQTREHILLARQVGVPAIVVFLNKVDLVDDPELLDLVEMEIRDLLTKYQFPGDKTPIIRGSSKAAMEGKPEGEKAIADLLEAVDTFIPVPQREIDKPFLMCIEDVFNIEGRGTVVTGRVERGELNKMSDVEIVGLKETRKTVATDIEMFRKLLDKASAGDNVGVLLRGTKKEEVERGMVLAKPGTITPHTKFKAEVYVLSKDEGGRHTPFFTNYRPQFYFRTTDVTGTVKLPQGVEMVMPGDNVSADIELIAPVAMEKGQRFAIREGGRTIGAGRVSDIVA is encoded by the coding sequence ATGGCAAAAGAAGCGTTTCAAAGAACAAAGCCGCATGTAAACGTCGGAACGATCGGTCACGTGGATCACGGAAAGTCCACCCTTACCGCCGCGATCGTGGAAGTGCAGGCGCGTAAGAACCTGGCAACGAAAATCTCCTACGCGGAAATTACCAAGGGCGGCACCGTGCGCGACGAAACCAAAACCGTGACCATTGCGGCTTCTCACGTTGAATATCAAACCGCCACCCGGCATTATGCCCACGTCGATTGTCCCGGCCACGCGGACTACGTGAAAAACATGATCACCGGCGCCGCTCAAATGGACGGGGCGATTCTGGTGGTGAGCGCGGCGGACGGACCGATGCCACAGACCCGCGAACATATTCTTCTGGCACGGCAAGTCGGGGTCCCGGCAATTGTCGTTTTCTTGAACAAGGTCGATTTGGTGGATGATCCTGAGCTGCTCGATCTGGTCGAGATGGAAATTCGCGATTTGTTAACCAAATATCAGTTTCCCGGGGACAAGACCCCGATTATTCGTGGCAGTTCCAAAGCCGCCATGGAAGGGAAACCGGAAGGCGAGAAAGCAATTGCCGACCTGCTCGAGGCGGTGGATACGTTTATCCCGGTACCGCAGCGTGAGATTGATAAGCCATTCCTGATGTGCATCGAAGACGTGTTCAATATTGAAGGACGCGGCACAGTGGTCACGGGTCGTGTTGAGCGTGGTGAATTGAACAAGATGTCGGATGTTGAAATCGTCGGTTTGAAAGAAACACGGAAAACTGTCGCGACGGACATCGAGATGTTCCGCAAGCTGCTCGACAAAGCCAGCGCGGGAGACAACGTCGGCGTGTTGCTGCGCGGCACCAAGAAAGAGGAAGTGGAGCGGGGCATGGTGTTGGCCAAGCCTGGCACCATCACGCCGCACACCAAGTTCAAAGCGGAAGTTTACGTCCTTTCCAAGGACGAAGGCGGGCGTCATACGCCGTTTTTTACGAATTATCGTCCGCAATTCTATTTCCGCACGACGGACGTGACCGGCACCGTCAAACTGCCGCAAGGCGTGGAGATGGTGATGCCAGGAGACAACGTTTCTGCCGACATCGAACTGATCGCCCCGGTGGCCATGGAAAAAGGCCAACGCTTCGCGATTCGCGAAGGCGGCCGCACCATTGGCGCCGGCCGCGTGAGCGATATTGTTGCATAA
- the rplK gene encoding 50S ribosomal protein L11 → MAKKITGQIKLQIPAGQANPAPPVGPALGQHGVNIMAFCKEYNAATRDQAGMVIPVVITVYQDKSFTFITKSPPASGLLKKAAGIATGSKTPNKEKVGKVTRKQVMDIVKIKRKDLNATSDEAAFRLISGTARSMGIEVVE, encoded by the coding sequence ATGGCGAAGAAGATTACAGGACAGATCAAACTGCAGATTCCGGCCGGGCAGGCCAATCCTGCTCCGCCCGTGGGGCCGGCGCTCGGTCAGCACGGCGTCAACATCATGGCCTTCTGCAAGGAATACAATGCGGCCACGAGAGACCAGGCGGGCATGGTGATTCCCGTGGTCATCACCGTTTATCAGGACAAATCATTTACGTTCATCACTAAATCGCCGCCCGCCTCCGGCCTGCTGAAGAAGGCCGCGGGCATTGCCACTGGTTCTAAAACGCCGAACAAGGAAAAAGTCGGCAAGGTCACGCGCAAGCAGGTGATGGACATTGTGAAAATCAAACGGAAGGACTTGAACGCCACCAGCGACGAGGCGGCGTTCCGCTTGATCTCCGGCACGGCCCGCAGCATGGGCATTGAAGTAGTCGAATGA